CGCCATCCACACGCAGGCGACGCGTGCATCTTACGGCGGTATGGATGACCGGTTTGACTTCATCCTCACATCTGAGGCGGTTCTGAATGCCACCTCCATCAATTATAAGGAGGATTCATACTCGGCGTTCGGAAACGACGGTACGCGATGCTGTAATGAGGCCATCAACAGTGGGACGAATGGTGTCGTTTCGGCGGAGGTTGCCAACGCCCTCCACGATGCTTCAGACCACCTCCCGGTTAAAATAGATATGGAATTCATCGGCGCCGAGGCAAGCCAGTACAAGATTGTCATTAACGAGATCATGAAAAACCCTTCGGCCGTCAGCGATGCCAGCGGAGAATGGTTTGAACTCTTTAACGCCGGTGACACAAGAGTTGATCTCTGTGGATGGACCGTGAAGGACGACGACAGCGACGAATTCACTGTTACTTGCGAGTCCGACGTTGCAGTTGAAGCGAACGCGTACATGGTTCTCGCGCCCAACGGCGAAAGCAATTCCAATGGCGGCCTGTCTCCCGATTATGTGTACACCTATGGCGATTTCAAGCTAGCCAACAGCGATGATGAGGTTATTCTTCTTGATAATTCAGGCGGGGAGGTAGACAGGGTTGAATACGAGGGGTGGACGTTCCCAGATCCCACTGGAGCATCCATGGCCCTCGTGAATCCTACAGCGGACAACAATGAGGGCACCAATTGGACCGTCTCAACTCAGTCGTATGGTGTTGGCGACAAAGGGACGCCCGGTGAGGCCAACGTCAACATCGCCGTGCAAGCTCCGATAGTGCTCCCGATCCATTTTGAGATTTTGCAGAATTACCCCAACCCCTTCAATGCCGTCACCCATATCCGATTTAATGTAACTCAGAGGGCTGATGTACGCATTTCGATTCACGATTTACGTGGCGGGGAACTTACGGTACTGGTGAATGGTCGAATGGTAGCTGGTAAGCACAAAGTTATGTGGGATGCGTCTCAGTTTCCTAGTGGCCTTTATTTTTGTCGGCTTGACGCGGGAGAGGAGAGGGTCACGAGGAAGCTCCTCCTGTTGAAGTAGCTATTCGTCCGGAGTCACGTTTTCATCTACGGAGTTAGAGAGTCGGTATCTCACGATCCTTGAATTTGCTGTATCGCAGACATAGATAATTCCCCGTTCGTCCACAGCCACGCCCCGAGGCGTGGCCAGGATACCAGGCCTTTCCACGATTAGAAACGTGTCCACCAGGGTCGAATCGCCTTCACTGAAAACCCAGATAGTGGTATCCACCGTCACTTCCACAATCCCCGCTTTCTTGAAGAAATCCCCGTTGGACTTGAAAATCTGAATTTCATCGGCCTCAGTGTTGGCAACGTACACCATCTGCTTTTGGTCAACCGCTACATCGGCCGGTTTCGAGAACCGCCAGAGATCCATGATGTCATTCGAGCCCTGTTGGAAGACCGAGGGATAGGTGGTGTATCCGCCGGAAGAGACCGGCCGAATCTTGTGAACGGAAAAGAATTCCCCCGATTGGGCGTAATAAATATTTCCGGCGAAATCGACATCGACCGCGGTAGGGGCGTTCACAGTGCCGGCTCCAGTTCCGTAGCCTACTACCGTTTGACCAAACACGCCTCTGTGTGTCCATACCTCCTCACCGGTGGTGAGGTGAATCAGCTGTGATTGCTGGAAATCAATCCTTACGATTCGATCGTGGGCTTCATCGGTGAGATAGATGTAATCGCCGTCCGCTGACGAAATGCCGGAGTAGAGTGACTGACCGCTGTTGAAATAGATGTCCTTCTCAGAAGTCTGCTCCACGCCGGCGTCAAAGAAAAGGTGCGGTTTGGAAAGGGAGTCGATCAGAGACTGTTCCGACGACCACACCTCGTCGCTCATTCCCCACTCCTCGCTATGGAGCTTAATGTACCACTCGGCAGTCCCCGCTGAGACAGACACTTCCTCTCCGGAGGAGACGTTCACAAAAACCGCTCCCACCATTACCTCTTCGATGCCGTTCTGTTGCCACAGTTGATTCCACCGGTAGACACGGCGGGAGCCATCGATCATGAAAATATTCATTTTCTGATCCACATCCACATCGATGGGGGCGAACGGCTCCCCCGAATGATCCTCCAGGCTCCGGAGGTCATGGAAGTCTTCGAGCATCGAACCGTCCTGCTTCAAGACGAAGACCGTCCGCGCAGCCGAGTCGGCGATGAAGAGGTGGCCATCAAGCGCGATGGATATTTCGACGGGAGAAGAGAATCCGTAGTTCGAATCCCAGATGGGATTCATCAGGAGATAGGTGGTGTCGCCTGCGGCAAACTCCACATCTTCGTTGATGATCGCGGGCAGAGGCATCTTCTCTATACAACCGTAAGTGAGTAATAAGAAACCTCCGAAAGCCGTCAGTATGAATCTTCTCATCAGAACTCTACCGCCAGACTCAGACGGGTTGGGTCGGAGAGGTGAATCAGGTTGGTATAGGCAAAATCGATTTGTAGTCTCGCCGATCCTACTGGAACATAGAACCCCGCGCCGAGAGAGAAGTCTTCCTCTTCCACATTGAATTTGTAGCCTCCCCGAAGCGCCAGTGAATTCAGCAGAACGTACTCGAATCCGGCAACGATGTTCTCGGCGTTATCCACGGGGTGGTTGAGCTGAAGCGAAATAGTGAGCGAATGGTTCAGAGATTCGATAACCTCCATGGCGCTCCCCACCCGGAAAATGGTCGGTGGTGAGAACAACTCAAATCCAGAATCGATGATCACCTCATCGCCTGTTTCGCGATCAAGGATAAACCGCTTGTAGCTTCCCTCAGGCTTGGCCTGTGGCCCGAAGTTGGAAAGGACAGCCGAGAAGCGTAGCGTACGGAAACCTGTCCAGTAGAAGGTGCCCATATCGAGGAGCATGGACCGCATCCGATTCCCCGCCAGATTCTCCTCCACATGCTTCAGCGTTATACCGAAAGTGAAACGGTTGGACATTTTCACACTGTAGCTGAGCCCGATGAATTGATTCTGGAAGATGAAGTAGTTTCCCGTGCCATAAGGTAAGTACTCGGTGGTCTCCTTCATGGGCGCCATGTGGAGTATACCGGCGGAAAGCCCGAGATAATGACTTCCGGCCAGGTGGTGAGAGATCCCTAGAAAGTCGTATGTGACGTCAGCCGGCCACTGGACTCGCGAGGCGGAGAGTTGGGTGCCGGAGAGTTGTCCGATAGCGGCAGGATTGTAGAAAAGGGAAGATGCGTCTTGGTGCAGGGCCACCACTGCTTCTCCCATGCCTGCGGCGCGGGCACTGGCGCCGATTTTTAGGAACGTGAACACCGACGTCCCCACGCGCTGACCTCCCAAGATCGGAAATAAGTTCTGTTGTCCGAAAAGGGCCAACGGGAAGAATGTGAGTACGAGAAATCTTCTGAGGCTGAACGTCATCAGAACTTCACCTGAAATCCGATGATGGCCGTTCGCGGGGTCCGGAAGCGGGAAGGATCGAAATTGGGATTGGGCGCCTCGATCATGCTGTAGGGAATGATGACGCCAGGATTGTACTCCCTTCCGGTGAAAGGATTAATCCGGCGGGGAATGTGCTGATTAAAGAGATTCTCCACTTCTGCCACCCACCGGAGATTGACACCGCCGACGGACATTTTCTTGTAGAGCTTCAGATCCACGTTCGAGACTGGATCTTTCGCGAGGTAATAGTAAGGCTTGTCATCCTCCACCGTGCCTATGAAGTAGGTGACACCATCCAGTTCGATGAGGCCGTCGGGATACTCCTGTGTGCCGGGGATGGATCGTGTGTACCGCCGCCCGCTCTCGAATTCGAACCGCCACGACATCCCCCATCCTGAAGGATGATCGTACGAGATGTTGGCGAAGGTCTGGAATGGTTTGTCCCACCTGAGAAACACTTCGTCCAACGGTTTCTCCCGAAGCTGACCGGCCTGGACAAGAAGATTGTCATCGGGGTTTGAGCTTTTACCCGTGGCGATGGAATAGTTGAAGTTCACATCGGCGTACCAGTTTGTCAGCAGACGGCTCTTGAGAATGATCTCGATCCCACGGGCTCTCGCATAGTCCGCATTGAGATACATGAGGAACCGAAGGTGGGCATACTTCGGATTGGAAGGCGTGATGTTCTGAGAAGTCTCGTAGTCGAACATGTCCTTCCAGTATGCCTTCATTTCGAGGACCTGATCTTCGCTGAAACGGTGCTTCAGCCCTATTTCATACTGTACCGTCGTTTTCGGGCTCAGGTTGGGATTCCCGAAAACCTGATAGGTGGAGGGGGCAGTCGTGTTCAGTTTCGCGTAAACGTACTGAAATGTGGGGAGCTGAGAGAAGTGGCCGTAGTAAAAGTAGAGAACATCGTTGTCAGTTACGGGGTGAGAGATGCCGACTCGGGGAGAAAGCCTCGCCTTACCGCGATATCCCAGAAATTCGAACGTCTCCTCATTGAATCTGGCCCGCGCCTCATCGGTGACGGTGATGGCGTCAGGATCGGCTATGGCGTCCTCCACATACTTCCCCGGGAACCAATAATCGTAACGGAGCCCGAGATTTGCGGTCATTCCTTCGAAAACAATCCTGTCTTGGACGTAGAATGCGCCGAACAAAGTTCTTGCGCGGTAAGCGTCATAGTTGATGCCGAAACCCGTCGTCCCCGTCCATGGTTCGTCTATGTCCACCACCTGTATCTCAGTGGAAGTCAGCTCCAAGCCACCCTTAATCTTGTGCTTACTCAGGGTCTGGTGGGTCCAGTCGAGATCGAGCCGCGTGTTGTCGCTGGAGAGATCATACCATTCCGGCGAAAAGCCCGTATCGTAGAATTCGTCACCATACGTGATGCGTACATTTCCGTCCCTGTCCCGGATGATGTAATTGACAGGCTCGATGTCGAGGCGCTCTCGGTAATCGGTCCAGTGGAGGTCCTGAACTGCGCTGTGCTCCAGCGTCAGGAATTGTCCAATAGTGAGTTCGTAGAAGCTCCGTGGACTCAGAGTGTGAGTCCAGTTGATCTTCGCGAGGCGCGATTCCCTGGTGATGGTGTTGTAGTTGTCAAGCATCTTGCTGTATGCGTAGGGAAAGTAGGTGGTGGAGAAGGCTCTCGGCATAAAGAAGCCCTGATTGATGTTCAGAGAAATATCGTAGGAGGCTGATAGTTTTTTCACCTCGTCCAGATGCCAGGAGAGTTTGTAGAGCGCATGCCAGTCGTTATTCTCGCGCGCGGCCAGTCTTCCAAGGAATTCGTCTGCTTTTTGTGTTGACAGACCAGAAGGTGGAATCCAGTTACGGTGAGGGTAGAGTTGCTTCGCCGCCGGCAGGTGTGAATCGGAGATCTTCCCATAGGCGTTGGCAAAGAATGAGAACTTCCCCGGAAGGTCCAGTCCCAGCCGCGGCGCCATAAGTTCGAGTAGAGGTGAAGGGCCGCCGAGATTCATCTCGAACCGGTCGCTGTTGAAGTGCTCGAAGGCGCCGGGCGCCGCACCCCAGTGATCACTCAGGTATTTGATGCTCCCCTCAAACTTGTCCCTTCCCTCCTTCAAGCGGATGTTGACAACGCCGGACATGGCCTGTCCGTATTCGGCATCGTAGCCTCCGGTGATAATCTCCAAATTCTCGATACTTTCGACATTGACGAACAGGTTTCCCGAGTAGCCCGAGAGAGGGTCCTTGATGGAGAGTCCGTCGATGACATAAAGGGTCTCATCAATCCGTCCACCGCGAATATGGATTTCGTTATTCACCTTCGTGACGCCGATCTGCTCAGCGAGAATATCTTCTACACTGTTGACAATCCTGTTCTCAAGGTCGTCGCTGGAAAGCTTGGTGATGGAGGCCGTTTCGTCCACATCGAAGAGCGGTTTCTTACCAACTACCACTACCTCTTCGCCTAACGCGAGGACAGTCTGCTCCAGCTGGAAATCGACTGTCGTCGTTCGTCCAGCGTTCACCTTCACACCGGTCCTCAGGATCACCTTGTAGCCGATCATGGAGACTTCCATGTCGTAGCTGCCGGTCGAAACGTTA
The Candidatus Neomarinimicrobiota bacterium DNA segment above includes these coding regions:
- a CDS encoding T9SS type A sorting domain-containing protein, which codes for MTYNLWNYGGVSDSDNDREDDLRMVIGETEPDLLLVQEVENETGYTRFLEDVLNHTGENWEGASFKDQPDTDIDIALYFKSGRYEVVSTGVVNTTSNWGHRDAVEFVVKHLPSDRKVRLYGVHLKAGSSDSDAADRESEASKLRLYLNDLDAETHFLVMGDYNVYDGDEDGFQRLVESQDDNDGRLFDPIDQIGAWHNNSSFAAIHTQATRASYGGMDDRFDFILTSEAVLNATSINYKEDSYSAFGNDGTRCCNEAINSGTNGVVSAEVANALHDASDHLPVKIDMEFIGAEASQYKIVINEIMKNPSAVSDASGEWFELFNAGDTRVDLCGWTVKDDDSDEFTVTCESDVAVEANAYMVLAPNGESNSNGGLSPDYVYTYGDFKLANSDDEVILLDNSGGEVDRVEYEGWTFPDPTGASMALVNPTADNNEGTNWTVSTQSYGVGDKGTPGEANVNIAVQAPIVLPIHFEILQNYPNPFNAVTHIRFNVTQRADVRISIHDLRGGELTVLVNGRMVAGKHKVMWDASQFPSGLYFCRLDAGEERVTRKLLLLK
- a CDS encoding PorV/PorQ family protein, giving the protein MTFSLRRFLVLTFFPLALFGQQNLFPILGGQRVGTSVFTFLKIGASARAAGMGEAVVALHQDASSLFYNPAAIGQLSGTQLSASRVQWPADVTYDFLGISHHLAGSHYLGLSAGILHMAPMKETTEYLPYGTGNYFIFQNQFIGLSYSVKMSNRFTFGITLKHVEENLAGNRMRSMLLDMGTFYWTGFRTLRFSAVLSNFGPQAKPEGSYKRFILDRETGDEVIIDSGFELFSPPTIFRVGSAMEVIESLNHSLTISLQLNHPVDNAENIVAGFEYVLLNSLALRGGYKFNVEEEDFSLGAGFYVPVGSARLQIDFAYTNLIHLSDPTRLSLAVEF
- a CDS encoding TonB-dependent receptor, whose amino-acid sequence is MNRWLTLLLLVALPLIGQEKGSIEGRLSDSETGEPLPGVNVIVKGTYYGAASDADGYFRITNVSTGSYDMEVSMIGYKVILRTGVKVNAGRTTTVDFQLEQTVLALGEEVVVVGKKPLFDVDETASITKLSSDDLENRIVNSVEDILAEQIGVTKVNNEIHIRGGRIDETLYVIDGLSIKDPLSGYSGNLFVNVESIENLEIITGGYDAEYGQAMSGVVNIRLKEGRDKFEGSIKYLSDHWGAAPGAFEHFNSDRFEMNLGGPSPLLELMAPRLGLDLPGKFSFFANAYGKISDSHLPAAKQLYPHRNWIPPSGLSTQKADEFLGRLAARENNDWHALYKLSWHLDEVKKLSASYDISLNINQGFFMPRAFSTTYFPYAYSKMLDNYNTITRESRLAKINWTHTLSPRSFYELTIGQFLTLEHSAVQDLHWTDYRERLDIEPVNYIIRDRDGNVRITYGDEFYDTGFSPEWYDLSSDNTRLDLDWTHQTLSKHKIKGGLELTSTEIQVVDIDEPWTGTTGFGINYDAYRARTLFGAFYVQDRIVFEGMTANLGLRYDYWFPGKYVEDAIADPDAITVTDEARARFNEETFEFLGYRGKARLSPRVGISHPVTDNDVLYFYYGHFSQLPTFQYVYAKLNTTAPSTYQVFGNPNLSPKTTVQYEIGLKHRFSEDQVLEMKAYWKDMFDYETSQNITPSNPKYAHLRFLMYLNADYARARGIEIILKSRLLTNWYADVNFNYSIATGKSSNPDDNLLVQAGQLREKPLDEVFLRWDKPFQTFANISYDHPSGWGMSWRFEFESGRRYTRSIPGTQEYPDGLIELDGVTYFIGTVEDDKPYYYLAKDPVSNVDLKLYKKMSVGGVNLRWVAEVENLFNQHIPRRINPFTGREYNPGVIIPYSMIEAPNPNFDPSRFRTPRTAIIGFQVKF